Proteins encoded together in one Argiope bruennichi chromosome 1, qqArgBrue1.1, whole genome shotgun sequence window:
- the LOC129971496 gene encoding thrombin inhibitor hemalin-like, protein MVNFSSSDVGLSLSFSDGKMFYAGIYFVLLLKLYSVADSATNKDICYLDPDLGGCNTFNIKYFYNRFTGECHEFVFGGCLGNNNNFETLEECQEFCAGFALEKTCNKKGERGPCDGYLVRYYYDKETDECKSFIYGGCRGNTNNFRFQKECMETCSKIKE, encoded by the exons ATGgtaaatttttcttcatctgaCGTTGGTTTGTCTCTGTCTTTTAGCGATGGAAAAATGTTTTACGCTGGAATATATTTTGTTCTGCTGTTGAAGCTCTATTCTGttgcag ATTCGGCAACGAATAAAGATATTTGTTACCTGGATCCAGACCTAGGTGGATGCAATACCTTCAACATAAAGTACTTCTATAATCGCTTTACAGGAGAATGCCATGAATTCGTCTTTGGAGGATGTTTGGGAAATAATAACAACTTTGAAACACTTGAAGAATGCCAAGAATTTTGTGCAG GGTTTGCACTAGAAAAAACTTGTAACAAAAAAGGTGAAAGAGGACCCTGTGATGGTTACTTGGTGAGGTATTATTACGACAAAGAAACTGACGAGTGCAAGAGTTTCATCTATGGAGGATGCAGAGGAAATACGAATAACTTTCGATTCCAGAAAGAATGCATGGAGACGtgtagtaaaataaaagaatga
- the LOC129981416 gene encoding major facilitator superfamily domain-containing protein 6-like protein B isoform X1, with product MTSQKNGKTMEVYSISSETTMKKEEEVRKKLWHIDKEMVRFKLHYFLFMGGLSMVLPYISVFARNRIGLSASSLAAVLMVEQFMFVVSKPILGYLADYFNKLKAIICALTIGQTIFFFLLLTIPKIDKSTDSLTNHSSFVFPLEHFNFSDLTSNKMFNHQTNSISEEDINYKGLSSLISVDYLSKSLNECMIYTSEITSNKNKWQHFEMNSTNTSLTFVVDQSNVLDLQINSSTSLSSSFCRIYWNSEGYCYLVPCEAIKNHSAESSESMNTNDFLTSQFWLFALFTTTAMTCTSALFTLSDTACCESVQKSGAEFGRQRLWGAISWGIICPIGGFINDITDDYLVSWILMAFFSALAIWNIQKLDMVKPHFSQDILKDVGSVLKSKEFLSFETSVLLNGMATGFVWFYLMWFLSAIGGSRFLLGVTQAVQCFLGEIPCMFFSGWMIDKMGHFNIMTASLLSYAIRFLWYSLLQNPWFVLPVECLHGITYGVYYTAVASYAKKSAKPGTEATTQSLLFTTHEGIGAGIGCVLAGIGFDILGGHKTFLWVSIFSGCGTALSLILHLCIRCKKGSIVVTPPADA from the exons ATGACTTCTCAGAAAAATGGAAAAACCATGGAAGTTTATTCCATTTCATCGGAGACGACCATGAAAAAAGAGGAAGAAGTCCGGAAGAAATTGTGGCACATTGACAAAGAAATGGTTCgctttaaattgcattatttcctATTCATGGGAG GATTAAGTATGGTTTTACCTTACATATCCGTATTTGCGAGGAACAGAATTGGACTATCTGCTTCTTCTTTAGCTGCTGTATTGATGGTAGAGCAATTCATGTTTGTGGTGAGCAAACCTATCCTGGGGTATTTGGCTGATTATTTCAACAAACTCAAGGCTATCATCTGTGCTTTAACAATCGGTCagacaatattcttttttcttctgttaaCTATACCCAAAATTGACAAAAGCACAGACAGCTTAACTAATCACAGCTCATTTGTATTTCCATTAGAACACTTCAATTTTTCTGATCTgacttcaaataaaatgtttaatcatcAAACAAATAGTATCTCCGAAGAAGATATCAACTACAAAGGTTTATCGAGTTTAATTTCTGTTGACTATTTATCAAAGTCTCTTAATGAATGCATGATATATACTAGTGAAATaacatccaataaaaataaatggcaacattttgaaatgaactCTACAAATACTTCACTGACTTTCGTGGTCGATCAAAGTAATGTTCTTGATTTGCAAATAAACTCATCAACTTCTTTATCATCTtctttttgtagaatttattggAATTCTGAAGGATATTGCTACCTCGTCCCCTGTGAAGCAATTAAAAATCATTCGGCAGAATCTTCTGAATCAATGAATACAAACGATTTTTTGACTTCTCAGTTCTGGCTCTTTGCATTGTTTACTACAACAGCTATGACGTGTACTAGCGCCCTGTTTACGCTCTCAGACACCGCATGCTGCGAAAGCGTACAAAAATCTGGTGCAGAATTTGGCCGTCAACGATTATGGGGCGCAATAAGTTGGGGAATCATATGTCCCATTGGTGGTTTTATCAATGACATTACTGATGATTATTTAGTTTCTTGGATTTTGATGGCGTTTTTTTCCGCTCTGGCTATTTGGAATATTCAGAAGTTGGACATGGTGAAGCCACATTTCTCACAggacattttaaaagatgttGGATCAGTTCTAAAGTCTAAAGAATTCCTCTCTTTCGAAACAAGCGTTTTGTTGAATGGAATGGCCACGGGCTTCGTGTGGTTCTATCTGATGTGGTTTTTGTCAGCAATTGGTGGCAGCCGTTTTCTTCTTGGTGTGACACAAGCGGTGCAATGTTTTTTGGGCGAAATTCCTTGCATGTTCTTCTCGGGATGGATGATAGATAAAATGGGACATTTCAACATCATGACTGCATCTCTTCTGTCCTATGCTATCAGATTCCTGTGGTACAGTCTCTTGCAGAATCCCTGGTTTGTACTACCTGTTGAATGCCTTCATGGCATCACATATGGAGTGTACTATACAGCAGTTGCTTCATATGCCAAAAAGAGTGCTAAGCCTGGAACAGAAGCAACTACTCAGTCTTTATTATTCACAACTCACGAAGGAATTg gtgCTGGAATTGGGTGCGTGCTGGCTGGAATCGGTTTCGACATTTTGGGTGGTCACAAAACTTTTCTTTGGGTGAGCATCTTTTCCGGGTGTGGAACTGCGTTAAGCCTCATCTTGCATTTATGCATTCGATGCAAGAAGGGAAGCATCGTCGTGACTCCACCAGCTGATGCATAA
- the LOC129981416 gene encoding major facilitator superfamily domain-containing protein 6-like protein B isoform X2 → MVLPYISVFARNRIGLSASSLAAVLMVEQFMFVVSKPILGYLADYFNKLKAIICALTIGQTIFFFLLLTIPKIDKSTDSLTNHSSFVFPLEHFNFSDLTSNKMFNHQTNSISEEDINYKGLSSLISVDYLSKSLNECMIYTSEITSNKNKWQHFEMNSTNTSLTFVVDQSNVLDLQINSSTSLSSSFCRIYWNSEGYCYLVPCEAIKNHSAESSESMNTNDFLTSQFWLFALFTTTAMTCTSALFTLSDTACCESVQKSGAEFGRQRLWGAISWGIICPIGGFINDITDDYLVSWILMAFFSALAIWNIQKLDMVKPHFSQDILKDVGSVLKSKEFLSFETSVLLNGMATGFVWFYLMWFLSAIGGSRFLLGVTQAVQCFLGEIPCMFFSGWMIDKMGHFNIMTASLLSYAIRFLWYSLLQNPWFVLPVECLHGITYGVYYTAVASYAKKSAKPGTEATTQSLLFTTHEGIGAGIGCVLAGIGFDILGGHKTFLWVSIFSGCGTALSLILHLCIRCKKGSIVVTPPADA, encoded by the exons ATGGTTTTACCTTACATATCCGTATTTGCGAGGAACAGAATTGGACTATCTGCTTCTTCTTTAGCTGCTGTATTGATGGTAGAGCAATTCATGTTTGTGGTGAGCAAACCTATCCTGGGGTATTTGGCTGATTATTTCAACAAACTCAAGGCTATCATCTGTGCTTTAACAATCGGTCagacaatattcttttttcttctgttaaCTATACCCAAAATTGACAAAAGCACAGACAGCTTAACTAATCACAGCTCATTTGTATTTCCATTAGAACACTTCAATTTTTCTGATCTgacttcaaataaaatgtttaatcatcAAACAAATAGTATCTCCGAAGAAGATATCAACTACAAAGGTTTATCGAGTTTAATTTCTGTTGACTATTTATCAAAGTCTCTTAATGAATGCATGATATATACTAGTGAAATaacatccaataaaaataaatggcaacattttgaaatgaactCTACAAATACTTCACTGACTTTCGTGGTCGATCAAAGTAATGTTCTTGATTTGCAAATAAACTCATCAACTTCTTTATCATCTtctttttgtagaatttattggAATTCTGAAGGATATTGCTACCTCGTCCCCTGTGAAGCAATTAAAAATCATTCGGCAGAATCTTCTGAATCAATGAATACAAACGATTTTTTGACTTCTCAGTTCTGGCTCTTTGCATTGTTTACTACAACAGCTATGACGTGTACTAGCGCCCTGTTTACGCTCTCAGACACCGCATGCTGCGAAAGCGTACAAAAATCTGGTGCAGAATTTGGCCGTCAACGATTATGGGGCGCAATAAGTTGGGGAATCATATGTCCCATTGGTGGTTTTATCAATGACATTACTGATGATTATTTAGTTTCTTGGATTTTGATGGCGTTTTTTTCCGCTCTGGCTATTTGGAATATTCAGAAGTTGGACATGGTGAAGCCACATTTCTCACAggacattttaaaagatgttGGATCAGTTCTAAAGTCTAAAGAATTCCTCTCTTTCGAAACAAGCGTTTTGTTGAATGGAATGGCCACGGGCTTCGTGTGGTTCTATCTGATGTGGTTTTTGTCAGCAATTGGTGGCAGCCGTTTTCTTCTTGGTGTGACACAAGCGGTGCAATGTTTTTTGGGCGAAATTCCTTGCATGTTCTTCTCGGGATGGATGATAGATAAAATGGGACATTTCAACATCATGACTGCATCTCTTCTGTCCTATGCTATCAGATTCCTGTGGTACAGTCTCTTGCAGAATCCCTGGTTTGTACTACCTGTTGAATGCCTTCATGGCATCACATATGGAGTGTACTATACAGCAGTTGCTTCATATGCCAAAAAGAGTGCTAAGCCTGGAACAGAAGCAACTACTCAGTCTTTATTATTCACAACTCACGAAGGAATTg gtgCTGGAATTGGGTGCGTGCTGGCTGGAATCGGTTTCGACATTTTGGGTGGTCACAAAACTTTTCTTTGGGTGAGCATCTTTTCCGGGTGTGGAACTGCGTTAAGCCTCATCTTGCATTTATGCATTCGATGCAAGAAGGGAAGCATCGTCGTGACTCCACCAGCTGATGCATAA